From the Cervus elaphus chromosome 20, mCerEla1.1, whole genome shotgun sequence genome, one window contains:
- the RUSC1 gene encoding RUN and SH3 domain-containing protein 1 isoform X2 — translation MLSPQRALLCNLNHIHLQHVSLGLHLSRRPELREGPLSTSPPPGDTGGKESRGPCSGTLVDANSNSPAVPCRCCQEHAPGLENRQDLAQEEEGAASPSDPGCSSSLSSCSDLSPDESPISVYSRDLPGNEDVHPQPSIVPLEQGSPLASAGPGTCSPDSFCCSPDSCSEASSPSGPGLDSNCNALTTGQDLPSPGLEEEEEAEEQDLPTSDLPEVDEKIDAGKTEPSWKINPIWKIDKETTDASWKITENNNSGWKVNGNTIECWKTEPGKFDSSWKTNTGITDSGSKTDAGKIDGGWRSDVSEEPVPHRTITSFHELAQKRKRGPGLPLVPQAKKDRSDWLIVFSPDTELPPTGSLGSSQAPPREVTTFKELRSRSRAPPPPVPPRDPPAGWALVPPRPPPPPVPPRRKKNRPGLQPIAEGQPEEGRAGSPAVGEEAPASKEPEQPGPQAGTEVRSSWSFAGVPGAQRLWMAEAQSGTGQLQEQKKGLLIAVSASVDKIISHFGAARNLVQKAQLGDSRLSPDVGHLVLTTLCPALHALVADGLKPFRKDLITGQRRSSPWSVVEASVKPGSSTRSLGTLYSQVSRLAPLRSSRSRFHAFILGLLNTKQLELWFSSLQEDAGLLSLLYLPTGFFSLARAGCPSLSTELLLLLQPLSVLTFHLDLLFEHHHHLPLGPPQAPPPPGSPPALQQTVQAVLHWGGRLAQSLRGASGEAPPGPSAPSSSPSPCSWWEQLTQASRVYASGSTEGLPLPRWGSRLTRPAAEAAPESSLHTEEAAPGRGVWLGRLFGVPGGLAETESGAPKSRRPSSWLPPTVSVLALVKRAAPPEAPSPKELEVSEPSTVQTHRAVRALCDHTAAGPDQLSFQRGEVLRVIATVDEDWLRCGRDGAEGLVPVGYTSLVL, via the exons ATGCTGTCCCCTCAGAGGGCTTTACTCTGCAACCTCAACCACATCCACCTCCAGCATGTCTCTCTAGGCTTGCATTTGTCCCGCCGTCCGGAGCTCCGGGAGGGGCCCTTGAGCACATCCCCGCCCCCAGGGGACACTGGGGGCAAGGAGAGCCGGGGCCCCTGCAGTGGGACCTTGGTGGACGCCAACTCCAACAGCCCAGCCGTGCCCTGCCGATGTTGCCAGGAGCATGCGCCAGGCCTAGAAAACCGGCAGGACCTagcacaggaggaggagggggctgccTCTCCCTCAGACCCCGGCTGTTCCTCCTCTCTCAGTTCCTGCTCAGATCTCAGCCCCGATGAGTCCCCCATCTCAGTCTActccagggacctccctggcaacGAGGATGTCCACCCTCAGCCCAGCATCGTTCCCCTGGAGCAAGGCTCCCCCCTGGCTTCTGCAGGCCCAGGCACCTGCTCCCCAGACAGCTTTTGTTGCTCTCCGGATTCCTGCTCTGAAGCTTCCTCTCCATCCGGTCCAGGCCTGGACTCCAATTGTAATGCCCTGACCACTGGCCAGGACCTCCCTTCCCCAGGgctagaggaagaggaggaggccgAGGAGCAGGACCTCCCTACCTCTGACCTCCCAGAGGTTGATGAGAAAATCGATGCTGGGAAAACCGAACCCAGTTGGAAAATCAACCCCATTTGGAAAATTGACAAAGAGACAACTGATGCTAGCTGGAAAATCACTGAGAACAATAACTCCGGTTGGAAAGTCAATGGGAATACCATTGAATGTTGGAAAACTGAACCTGGAAAATTCGACTCCAGTTGGAAAACCAATACAGGAATAACTGATTCTGGTTCGAAAACTGATGCAGGGAAAATTGATGGAGGATGGAGAAGTGACGTCAGCGAGGAGCCGGTGCCCCACCGGACAATCACGTCCTTCCACGAGCTGGCCCAGAAGCGCAAGCGGGGCCCAGGGCTGCCCCTCGTGCCGCAGGCCAAGAAAGACCGCAGTGACTGGCTCATCGTCTTCTCTCCGGACACCGAGCTGCCCCCCACAGGGTCGCTCGGCAGCTCCCAGGCGCCTCCCCGGGAAGTCACCACCTTCAAGGAACTCCGGTCCCGAAGCCGGGCTCCGCCCCCGCCAGTCCCGCCCCGAGACCCCCCAGCTGGCTGGGCATTGGTCCCACCTCGGCCCCCACCGCCACCCGTCCCTCCCCGGAGGAAGAAGAACCGACCTGGGCTGCAGCCTATAGCAGAGGGGCAGCCCGAGGAGGGCAGGGCGGGCAGCCCAGCTGTTGGTGAGGAGGCCCCAGCTTCAAAGGAGCCGGAGCAGCCAGGTCCTCAGGCTGGCACTGAAG TCCGTAGTTCCTGGTCGTTCGCCGGCGTCCCCGGGGCCCAGCGACTGTGGATGGCAGAAGCCCAGAGTGGGACTGGCCAGCTgcaggagcaaaaaaaag GTCTCCTGATAGCTGTTAGTGCTTCAGTGGATAAAATCATCTCGCACTTCGGGGCCGCCCGGAACTTGGTTCAGAAG GCCCAGTTGGGGGATAGCCGTCTGAGCCCAGACGTGGGGCACCTGGTGCTGACCACCCTCTGTCCTGCCCTCCATGCCCTGGTGGCCGACGGGCTGAAGCCTTTCCGGAAAGACCTCATCACCGGGCAGCGGCGGAGCAGCCCCTGGAGTGTGGTGGAGGCGTCTGTGAAGCCAG GCTCCAGCACTCGTTCCCTCGGCACCCTGTATAGCCAGGTCAGCCGTCTGGCCCCGCTGAGAAGCAGCCGTAGCCGCTTCCACGCCTTCATCCTGGGCCTCCTCAA cACTAAGCAGCTGGAGCTGTGGTTTTCCAGTCTCCAGGAAGATGCAG GCCTGCTGTCCCTCCTGTACCTGCCCACTGGTTTCTTCTCCCTGGCCCGGGCTGGCTGCCCCTCCTTGTCCACggagctgctgctcctgctgcagcCATTGTCGGTGCTCACCTTCCACCTGGACCTGCTCtttgaacaccaccaccacctgccccTGGGACCGCCTCAGGCCCCACCGCCCCCAGGCTCGCCTCCAGCCCTGCAGCAGACTGTGCAAGCTGTGCTGCACTGGGGGGGTCGGCTGGCCCAGAGCCTCCGGGGGGCTTCTGGGGAGGCCCCTCCAGGCCCTTCGGCCCCCTCAAGCTCTCCCAGCCCCTGCAGCTGGTGGGAGCAGCTGACTCAGGCCTCCCGGGTCTATGCGTCTGGCAGCACCGAGGGCTTGCCTCTTCCCCGGTGGGGATCCAGGCTCACCAGGCCTGCAGCTGAGGCCGCACCGGAGAGTTCCCTGCACACGGAGGAAGCAGCACCAGGCCGAGGTGTGTGGCTGGGGAGACTGTTTGGAGTGCCTGGGGGCCTCGCAGAAACTGAGAGTGGAGCCCCAAAGTCCAG GAGACCATCCAGCTGGTTGCCCCCGACAGTGAGTGTGTTGGCTCTGGTGAAGCGGGCGGCACCTCCTGAGGCTCCATCTCCTAAGGAGCTTGAGGTCTCAGAACCCAGCACGGTGCAGACCCACAG GGCAGTCCGGGCTCTCTGTGACCACACTGCTGCAGGACCTGACCAGCTGAGCTTCCAGCGAGGGGAAGTGCTGCGTGTCATCGCCACTGTGGATGAGGACTGGCTCCGCTGTGGGAGGGATGGAGCGGAGGGGCTGGTACCCGTGGGGTATACCTCCCTTGTTCTCTAG
- the RUSC1 gene encoding RUN and SH3 domain-containing protein 1 isoform X3 yields the protein MLSPQRALLCNLNHIHLQHVSLGLHLSRRPELREGPLSTSPPPGDTGGKESRGPCSGTLVDANSNSPAVPCRCCQEHAPGLENRQDLAQEEEGAASPSDPGCSSSLSSCSDLSPDESPISVYSRDLPGNEDVHPQPSIVPLEQGSPLASAGPGTCSPDSFCCSPDSCSEASSPSGPGLDSNCNALTTGQDLPSPGLEEEEEAEEQDLPTSDLPEVDEKIDAGKTEPSWKINPIWKIDKETTDASWKITENNNSGWKVNGNTIECWKTEPGKFDSSWKTNTGITDSGSKTDAGKIDGGWRSDVSEEPVPHRTITSFHELAQKRKRGPGLPLVPQAKKDRSDWLIVFSPDTELPPTGSLGSSQAPPREVTTFKELRSRSRAPPPPVPPRDPPAGWALVPPRPPPPPVPPRRKKNRPGLQPIAEGQPEEGRAGSPAVGEEAPASKEPEQPGPQAGTEVRSSWSFAGVPGAQRLWMAEAQSGTGQLQEQKKGLLIAVSASVDKIISHFGAARNLVQKAQLGDSRLSPDVGHLVLTTLCPALHALVADGLKPFRKDLITGQRRSSPWSVVEASVKPGSSTRSLGTLYSQVSRLAPLRSSRSRFHAFILGLLNTKQLELWFSSLQEDAGLLSLLYLPTGFFSLARAGCPSLSTELLLLLQPLSVLTFHLDLLFEHHHHLPLGPPQAPPPPGSPPALQQTVQAVLHWGGRLAQSLRGASGEAPPGPSAPSSSPSPCSWWEQLTQASRVYASGSTEGLPLPRWGSRLTRPAAEAAPESSLHTEEAAPGRGVWLGRLFGVPGGLAETESGAPKSRRPSSWLPPTVSVLALVKRAAPPEAPSPKELEVSEPSTVQTHRSGESEKPSDGAGYASRRRNRMQRWRSQSVGSPGSL from the exons ATGCTGTCCCCTCAGAGGGCTTTACTCTGCAACCTCAACCACATCCACCTCCAGCATGTCTCTCTAGGCTTGCATTTGTCCCGCCGTCCGGAGCTCCGGGAGGGGCCCTTGAGCACATCCCCGCCCCCAGGGGACACTGGGGGCAAGGAGAGCCGGGGCCCCTGCAGTGGGACCTTGGTGGACGCCAACTCCAACAGCCCAGCCGTGCCCTGCCGATGTTGCCAGGAGCATGCGCCAGGCCTAGAAAACCGGCAGGACCTagcacaggaggaggagggggctgccTCTCCCTCAGACCCCGGCTGTTCCTCCTCTCTCAGTTCCTGCTCAGATCTCAGCCCCGATGAGTCCCCCATCTCAGTCTActccagggacctccctggcaacGAGGATGTCCACCCTCAGCCCAGCATCGTTCCCCTGGAGCAAGGCTCCCCCCTGGCTTCTGCAGGCCCAGGCACCTGCTCCCCAGACAGCTTTTGTTGCTCTCCGGATTCCTGCTCTGAAGCTTCCTCTCCATCCGGTCCAGGCCTGGACTCCAATTGTAATGCCCTGACCACTGGCCAGGACCTCCCTTCCCCAGGgctagaggaagaggaggaggccgAGGAGCAGGACCTCCCTACCTCTGACCTCCCAGAGGTTGATGAGAAAATCGATGCTGGGAAAACCGAACCCAGTTGGAAAATCAACCCCATTTGGAAAATTGACAAAGAGACAACTGATGCTAGCTGGAAAATCACTGAGAACAATAACTCCGGTTGGAAAGTCAATGGGAATACCATTGAATGTTGGAAAACTGAACCTGGAAAATTCGACTCCAGTTGGAAAACCAATACAGGAATAACTGATTCTGGTTCGAAAACTGATGCAGGGAAAATTGATGGAGGATGGAGAAGTGACGTCAGCGAGGAGCCGGTGCCCCACCGGACAATCACGTCCTTCCACGAGCTGGCCCAGAAGCGCAAGCGGGGCCCAGGGCTGCCCCTCGTGCCGCAGGCCAAGAAAGACCGCAGTGACTGGCTCATCGTCTTCTCTCCGGACACCGAGCTGCCCCCCACAGGGTCGCTCGGCAGCTCCCAGGCGCCTCCCCGGGAAGTCACCACCTTCAAGGAACTCCGGTCCCGAAGCCGGGCTCCGCCCCCGCCAGTCCCGCCCCGAGACCCCCCAGCTGGCTGGGCATTGGTCCCACCTCGGCCCCCACCGCCACCCGTCCCTCCCCGGAGGAAGAAGAACCGACCTGGGCTGCAGCCTATAGCAGAGGGGCAGCCCGAGGAGGGCAGGGCGGGCAGCCCAGCTGTTGGTGAGGAGGCCCCAGCTTCAAAGGAGCCGGAGCAGCCAGGTCCTCAGGCTGGCACTGAAG TCCGTAGTTCCTGGTCGTTCGCCGGCGTCCCCGGGGCCCAGCGACTGTGGATGGCAGAAGCCCAGAGTGGGACTGGCCAGCTgcaggagcaaaaaaaag GTCTCCTGATAGCTGTTAGTGCTTCAGTGGATAAAATCATCTCGCACTTCGGGGCCGCCCGGAACTTGGTTCAGAAG GCCCAGTTGGGGGATAGCCGTCTGAGCCCAGACGTGGGGCACCTGGTGCTGACCACCCTCTGTCCTGCCCTCCATGCCCTGGTGGCCGACGGGCTGAAGCCTTTCCGGAAAGACCTCATCACCGGGCAGCGGCGGAGCAGCCCCTGGAGTGTGGTGGAGGCGTCTGTGAAGCCAG GCTCCAGCACTCGTTCCCTCGGCACCCTGTATAGCCAGGTCAGCCGTCTGGCCCCGCTGAGAAGCAGCCGTAGCCGCTTCCACGCCTTCATCCTGGGCCTCCTCAA cACTAAGCAGCTGGAGCTGTGGTTTTCCAGTCTCCAGGAAGATGCAG GCCTGCTGTCCCTCCTGTACCTGCCCACTGGTTTCTTCTCCCTGGCCCGGGCTGGCTGCCCCTCCTTGTCCACggagctgctgctcctgctgcagcCATTGTCGGTGCTCACCTTCCACCTGGACCTGCTCtttgaacaccaccaccacctgccccTGGGACCGCCTCAGGCCCCACCGCCCCCAGGCTCGCCTCCAGCCCTGCAGCAGACTGTGCAAGCTGTGCTGCACTGGGGGGGTCGGCTGGCCCAGAGCCTCCGGGGGGCTTCTGGGGAGGCCCCTCCAGGCCCTTCGGCCCCCTCAAGCTCTCCCAGCCCCTGCAGCTGGTGGGAGCAGCTGACTCAGGCCTCCCGGGTCTATGCGTCTGGCAGCACCGAGGGCTTGCCTCTTCCCCGGTGGGGATCCAGGCTCACCAGGCCTGCAGCTGAGGCCGCACCGGAGAGTTCCCTGCACACGGAGGAAGCAGCACCAGGCCGAGGTGTGTGGCTGGGGAGACTGTTTGGAGTGCCTGGGGGCCTCGCAGAAACTGAGAGTGGAGCCCCAAAGTCCAG GAGACCATCCAGCTGGTTGCCCCCGACAGTGAGTGTGTTGGCTCTGGTGAAGCGGGCGGCACCTCCTGAGGCTCCATCTCCTAAGGAGCTTGAGGTCTCAGAACCCAGCACGGTGCAGACCCACAG GTCTGGGGAGTCAGAGAAGCCTAGTGATGGTGCGGGCTATGCATCTCGCAGAAGGAACAGGATGCAAAGGTGGAGAAGTCAAAGTGTG GGCAGTCCGGGCTCTCTGTGA
- the RUSC1 gene encoding RUN and SH3 domain-containing protein 1 isoform X4, which produces MAEAQSGTGQLQEQKKGLLIAVSASVDKIISHFGAARNLVQKAQLGDSRLSPDVGHLVLTTLCPALHALVADGLKPFRKDLITGQRRSSPWSVVEASVKPGSSTRSLGTLYSQVSRLAPLRSSRSRFHAFILGLLNTKQLELWFSSLQEDAGLLSLLYLPTGFFSLARAGCPSLSTELLLLLQPLSVLTFHLDLLFEHHHHLPLGPPQAPPPPGSPPALQQTVQAVLHWGGRLAQSLRGASGEAPPGPSAPSSSPSPCSWWEQLTQASRVYASGSTEGLPLPRWGSRLTRPAAEAAPESSLHTEEAAPGRGVWLGRLFGVPGGLAETESGAPKSRRPSSWLPPTVSVLALVKRAAPPEAPSPKELEVSEPSTVQTHRAVRALCDHTAAGPDQLSFQRGEVLRVIATVDEDWLRCGRDGAEGLVPVGYTSLVL; this is translated from the exons ATGGCAGAAGCCCAGAGTGGGACTGGCCAGCTgcaggagcaaaaaaaag GTCTCCTGATAGCTGTTAGTGCTTCAGTGGATAAAATCATCTCGCACTTCGGGGCCGCCCGGAACTTGGTTCAGAAG GCCCAGTTGGGGGATAGCCGTCTGAGCCCAGACGTGGGGCACCTGGTGCTGACCACCCTCTGTCCTGCCCTCCATGCCCTGGTGGCCGACGGGCTGAAGCCTTTCCGGAAAGACCTCATCACCGGGCAGCGGCGGAGCAGCCCCTGGAGTGTGGTGGAGGCGTCTGTGAAGCCAG GCTCCAGCACTCGTTCCCTCGGCACCCTGTATAGCCAGGTCAGCCGTCTGGCCCCGCTGAGAAGCAGCCGTAGCCGCTTCCACGCCTTCATCCTGGGCCTCCTCAA cACTAAGCAGCTGGAGCTGTGGTTTTCCAGTCTCCAGGAAGATGCAG GCCTGCTGTCCCTCCTGTACCTGCCCACTGGTTTCTTCTCCCTGGCCCGGGCTGGCTGCCCCTCCTTGTCCACggagctgctgctcctgctgcagcCATTGTCGGTGCTCACCTTCCACCTGGACCTGCTCtttgaacaccaccaccacctgccccTGGGACCGCCTCAGGCCCCACCGCCCCCAGGCTCGCCTCCAGCCCTGCAGCAGACTGTGCAAGCTGTGCTGCACTGGGGGGGTCGGCTGGCCCAGAGCCTCCGGGGGGCTTCTGGGGAGGCCCCTCCAGGCCCTTCGGCCCCCTCAAGCTCTCCCAGCCCCTGCAGCTGGTGGGAGCAGCTGACTCAGGCCTCCCGGGTCTATGCGTCTGGCAGCACCGAGGGCTTGCCTCTTCCCCGGTGGGGATCCAGGCTCACCAGGCCTGCAGCTGAGGCCGCACCGGAGAGTTCCCTGCACACGGAGGAAGCAGCACCAGGCCGAGGTGTGTGGCTGGGGAGACTGTTTGGAGTGCCTGGGGGCCTCGCAGAAACTGAGAGTGGAGCCCCAAAGTCCAG GAGACCATCCAGCTGGTTGCCCCCGACAGTGAGTGTGTTGGCTCTGGTGAAGCGGGCGGCACCTCCTGAGGCTCCATCTCCTAAGGAGCTTGAGGTCTCAGAACCCAGCACGGTGCAGACCCACAG GGCAGTCCGGGCTCTCTGTGACCACACTGCTGCAGGACCTGACCAGCTGAGCTTCCAGCGAGGGGAAGTGCTGCGTGTCATCGCCACTGTGGATGAGGACTGGCTCCGCTGTGGGAGGGATGGAGCGGAGGGGCTGGTACCCGTGGGGTATACCTCCCTTGTTCTCTAG
- the RUSC1 gene encoding RUN and SH3 domain-containing protein 1 isoform X1, which yields MLSPQRALLCNLNHIHLQHVSLGLHLSRRPELREGPLSTSPPPGDTGGKESRGPCSGTLVDANSNSPAVPCRCCQEHAPGLENRQDLAQEEEGAASPSDPGCSSSLSSCSDLSPDESPISVYSRDLPGNEDVHPQPSIVPLEQGSPLASAGPGTCSPDSFCCSPDSCSEASSPSGPGLDSNCNALTTGQDLPSPGLEEEEEAEEQDLPTSDLPEVDEKIDAGKTEPSWKINPIWKIDKETTDASWKITENNNSGWKVNGNTIECWKTEPGKFDSSWKTNTGITDSGSKTDAGKIDGGWRSDVSEEPVPHRTITSFHELAQKRKRGPGLPLVPQAKKDRSDWLIVFSPDTELPPTGSLGSSQAPPREVTTFKELRSRSRAPPPPVPPRDPPAGWALVPPRPPPPPVPPRRKKNRPGLQPIAEGQPEEGRAGSPAVGEEAPASKEPEQPGPQAGTEAGPLLLPRPLVFRFSADGRPLLQGGSAAAAGSLLLAPLASWPGAGLRLLGAPSTPEEQLLPVRLSPVGAYSPPARGDLPCLASPELALLLSPLFPRSSTFPPVASPPRQVPAPPLPRPPRPPKAPRWTRSPPPPPRLLRSSWSFAGVPGAQRLWMAEAQSGTGQLQEQKKGLLIAVSASVDKIISHFGAARNLVQKAQLGDSRLSPDVGHLVLTTLCPALHALVADGLKPFRKDLITGQRRSSPWSVVEASVKPGSSTRSLGTLYSQVSRLAPLRSSRSRFHAFILGLLNTKQLELWFSSLQEDAGLLSLLYLPTGFFSLARAGCPSLSTELLLLLQPLSVLTFHLDLLFEHHHHLPLGPPQAPPPPGSPPALQQTVQAVLHWGGRLAQSLRGASGEAPPGPSAPSSSPSPCSWWEQLTQASRVYASGSTEGLPLPRWGSRLTRPAAEAAPESSLHTEEAAPGRGVWLGRLFGVPGGLAETESGAPKSRRPSSWLPPTVSVLALVKRAAPPEAPSPKELEVSEPSTVQTHRAVRALCDHTAAGPDQLSFQRGEVLRVIATVDEDWLRCGRDGAEGLVPVGYTSLVL from the exons ATGCTGTCCCCTCAGAGGGCTTTACTCTGCAACCTCAACCACATCCACCTCCAGCATGTCTCTCTAGGCTTGCATTTGTCCCGCCGTCCGGAGCTCCGGGAGGGGCCCTTGAGCACATCCCCGCCCCCAGGGGACACTGGGGGCAAGGAGAGCCGGGGCCCCTGCAGTGGGACCTTGGTGGACGCCAACTCCAACAGCCCAGCCGTGCCCTGCCGATGTTGCCAGGAGCATGCGCCAGGCCTAGAAAACCGGCAGGACCTagcacaggaggaggagggggctgccTCTCCCTCAGACCCCGGCTGTTCCTCCTCTCTCAGTTCCTGCTCAGATCTCAGCCCCGATGAGTCCCCCATCTCAGTCTActccagggacctccctggcaacGAGGATGTCCACCCTCAGCCCAGCATCGTTCCCCTGGAGCAAGGCTCCCCCCTGGCTTCTGCAGGCCCAGGCACCTGCTCCCCAGACAGCTTTTGTTGCTCTCCGGATTCCTGCTCTGAAGCTTCCTCTCCATCCGGTCCAGGCCTGGACTCCAATTGTAATGCCCTGACCACTGGCCAGGACCTCCCTTCCCCAGGgctagaggaagaggaggaggccgAGGAGCAGGACCTCCCTACCTCTGACCTCCCAGAGGTTGATGAGAAAATCGATGCTGGGAAAACCGAACCCAGTTGGAAAATCAACCCCATTTGGAAAATTGACAAAGAGACAACTGATGCTAGCTGGAAAATCACTGAGAACAATAACTCCGGTTGGAAAGTCAATGGGAATACCATTGAATGTTGGAAAACTGAACCTGGAAAATTCGACTCCAGTTGGAAAACCAATACAGGAATAACTGATTCTGGTTCGAAAACTGATGCAGGGAAAATTGATGGAGGATGGAGAAGTGACGTCAGCGAGGAGCCGGTGCCCCACCGGACAATCACGTCCTTCCACGAGCTGGCCCAGAAGCGCAAGCGGGGCCCAGGGCTGCCCCTCGTGCCGCAGGCCAAGAAAGACCGCAGTGACTGGCTCATCGTCTTCTCTCCGGACACCGAGCTGCCCCCCACAGGGTCGCTCGGCAGCTCCCAGGCGCCTCCCCGGGAAGTCACCACCTTCAAGGAACTCCGGTCCCGAAGCCGGGCTCCGCCCCCGCCAGTCCCGCCCCGAGACCCCCCAGCTGGCTGGGCATTGGTCCCACCTCGGCCCCCACCGCCACCCGTCCCTCCCCGGAGGAAGAAGAACCGACCTGGGCTGCAGCCTATAGCAGAGGGGCAGCCCGAGGAGGGCAGGGCGGGCAGCCCAGCTGTTGGTGAGGAGGCCCCAGCTTCAAAGGAGCCGGAGCAGCCAGGTCCTCAGGCTGGCACTGAAG CCGGTCCCCTCCTGCTCCCTCGGCCCCTGGTTTTTCGGTTCTCGGCTGACGGGCGCCCCCTGTTGCAGGGTGGGAGCGCGGCCGCAGCTGGGTCTCTGCTCCTGGCGCCTCTGGCCAGCTGGCCAGGCGCTGGGCTGCGGCTCCTGGGGGCACCGAGTACCCCGGAGGAGCAGCTGCTGCCCGTCCGCCTGTCCCCGGTGGGGGCCTATTCGCCTCCGGCTAGGGGGGACCTTCCCTGCCTGGCCAGCCCTGAGCTGGCACTGCTGCTGTCCCCGCTCTTTCCCAGAAGTAGCACCTTCCCCCCCGTGGCTTCCCCACCCCGCCAGGTACCCGCCCCCCCGCTGCCACGGCCACCTCGTCCGCCGAAGGCCCCTCGCTGGACCAGGAGCCCACCGCCTCCGCCCAGGCTAC TCCGTAGTTCCTGGTCGTTCGCCGGCGTCCCCGGGGCCCAGCGACTGTGGATGGCAGAAGCCCAGAGTGGGACTGGCCAGCTgcaggagcaaaaaaaag GTCTCCTGATAGCTGTTAGTGCTTCAGTGGATAAAATCATCTCGCACTTCGGGGCCGCCCGGAACTTGGTTCAGAAG GCCCAGTTGGGGGATAGCCGTCTGAGCCCAGACGTGGGGCACCTGGTGCTGACCACCCTCTGTCCTGCCCTCCATGCCCTGGTGGCCGACGGGCTGAAGCCTTTCCGGAAAGACCTCATCACCGGGCAGCGGCGGAGCAGCCCCTGGAGTGTGGTGGAGGCGTCTGTGAAGCCAG GCTCCAGCACTCGTTCCCTCGGCACCCTGTATAGCCAGGTCAGCCGTCTGGCCCCGCTGAGAAGCAGCCGTAGCCGCTTCCACGCCTTCATCCTGGGCCTCCTCAA cACTAAGCAGCTGGAGCTGTGGTTTTCCAGTCTCCAGGAAGATGCAG GCCTGCTGTCCCTCCTGTACCTGCCCACTGGTTTCTTCTCCCTGGCCCGGGCTGGCTGCCCCTCCTTGTCCACggagctgctgctcctgctgcagcCATTGTCGGTGCTCACCTTCCACCTGGACCTGCTCtttgaacaccaccaccacctgccccTGGGACCGCCTCAGGCCCCACCGCCCCCAGGCTCGCCTCCAGCCCTGCAGCAGACTGTGCAAGCTGTGCTGCACTGGGGGGGTCGGCTGGCCCAGAGCCTCCGGGGGGCTTCTGGGGAGGCCCCTCCAGGCCCTTCGGCCCCCTCAAGCTCTCCCAGCCCCTGCAGCTGGTGGGAGCAGCTGACTCAGGCCTCCCGGGTCTATGCGTCTGGCAGCACCGAGGGCTTGCCTCTTCCCCGGTGGGGATCCAGGCTCACCAGGCCTGCAGCTGAGGCCGCACCGGAGAGTTCCCTGCACACGGAGGAAGCAGCACCAGGCCGAGGTGTGTGGCTGGGGAGACTGTTTGGAGTGCCTGGGGGCCTCGCAGAAACTGAGAGTGGAGCCCCAAAGTCCAG GAGACCATCCAGCTGGTTGCCCCCGACAGTGAGTGTGTTGGCTCTGGTGAAGCGGGCGGCACCTCCTGAGGCTCCATCTCCTAAGGAGCTTGAGGTCTCAGAACCCAGCACGGTGCAGACCCACAG GGCAGTCCGGGCTCTCTGTGACCACACTGCTGCAGGACCTGACCAGCTGAGCTTCCAGCGAGGGGAAGTGCTGCGTGTCATCGCCACTGTGGATGAGGACTGGCTCCGCTGTGGGAGGGATGGAGCGGAGGGGCTGGTACCCGTGGGGTATACCTCCCTTGTTCTCTAG